From the genome of Amycolatopsis sp. NBC_01488, one region includes:
- the pssA gene encoding CDP-diacylglycerol--serine O-phosphatidyltransferase, translating into MVRVTTPGVRLLPNAITVLALCAGLSAVQFALTKNYAMAIASIGIAAVLDSLDGRIARLLDATSKMGAELDSLSDGISFGVAPALVIYVWQTGADRIGWVASLIFAVCMILRLARFNTLLDDTEQPAYASEFFVGVPAPAGGLLAMLPLVAWLQWGGGWWSSQWVVWAWTIAIAALLISRIPTLSLKTVKAPAKAIAPLLIGVALLAAAIIQFPLVALIAAMVLYLAHIPYSVYRHRWLAAHPEAWTVPPRERRAIRRARSPRRLGLRPPLRRRVAGAAMRAVRLPRTGETVRTPRGSQNGQGPRRRSWRQIGLRRK; encoded by the coding sequence ATGGTCCGCGTGACCACCCCCGGCGTCCGGCTGCTCCCGAACGCCATCACCGTGCTCGCGCTGTGTGCGGGCCTGTCGGCCGTGCAGTTCGCGCTGACGAAGAACTACGCGATGGCGATCGCCTCGATCGGCATCGCGGCGGTGCTCGACAGCCTGGACGGCCGGATCGCCCGCCTCCTCGACGCGACGTCGAAGATGGGTGCGGAGCTGGACTCGCTGTCCGACGGCATCTCGTTCGGCGTCGCGCCGGCCCTCGTCATCTACGTCTGGCAGACCGGCGCCGACCGGATCGGCTGGGTGGCGTCGCTGATCTTCGCCGTCTGCATGATCCTGCGGCTGGCCCGGTTCAACACCCTGCTGGACGACACCGAGCAGCCGGCGTACGCGAGCGAGTTCTTCGTCGGCGTCCCGGCGCCCGCGGGTGGCCTGCTGGCGATGCTGCCGCTGGTGGCTTGGCTGCAGTGGGGTGGCGGCTGGTGGTCGTCGCAGTGGGTCGTGTGGGCGTGGACGATCGCCATCGCGGCGCTGCTGATCAGCCGCATCCCGACGCTGTCGCTGAAGACGGTCAAGGCGCCGGCCAAGGCGATCGCGCCGCTGCTGATCGGCGTCGCGCTCCTGGCCGCGGCGATCATCCAGTTCCCGCTGGTCGCGCTGATCGCGGCGATGGTCCTGTACCTGGCGCACATCCCGTACTCGGTCTACCGGCACCGCTGGCTGGCCGCGCACCCGGAGGCCTGGACGGTCCCGCCGCGCGAGCGCCGCGCGATCCGCCGCGCCCGCTCCCCGCGCCGCCTGGGCCTGCGTCCCCCGCTGCGCCGCCGCGTCGCGGGCGCCGCGATGCGCGCGGTCCGCCTCCCCCGCACCGGCGAGACGGTCCGCACCCCCCGAGGCAGCCAAAACGGCCAAGGCCCGCGCCGCCGCTCATGGCGCCAGATCGGCCTCCGCCGCAAGTAG
- a CDS encoding phosphatidylserine decarboxylase: protein MSGTRPEPAGNPVAHALQLARETLPPMHPAGRPFVAGGAVATLVARRFSKRLGVLGALTTVAMAAFFREPKRVPPPRDGVALASADGIVSLIEEAVPPAELGLPAEPRMRVSVFLSVFDVHVQRVPANGVIERVAYRPGKFLSADLDKASDDNERNSVLMRTEDGHELVVVQIAGLVARRILCEIREGDKVGAAATYGIIRFGSRVDLYLPPGSRVLVAKGQRTVGGETVIAELPAAPAKG, encoded by the coding sequence ATGAGCGGCACCCGGCCGGAGCCCGCCGGCAACCCAGTCGCGCACGCCCTCCAGCTCGCCCGCGAGACGCTGCCGCCGATGCACCCCGCGGGCCGCCCGTTCGTGGCGGGCGGCGCGGTCGCGACGCTGGTCGCCCGCCGGTTCTCCAAGCGCCTGGGCGTCCTCGGGGCGCTCACGACCGTGGCGATGGCCGCGTTCTTCCGCGAGCCGAAGCGGGTCCCGCCGCCACGTGACGGCGTCGCGCTCGCCTCGGCCGACGGCATCGTGTCGCTGATCGAGGAAGCCGTCCCGCCCGCCGAGCTCGGCCTGCCCGCCGAGCCGCGCATGCGCGTGTCCGTGTTCCTCTCGGTGTTCGACGTGCACGTCCAGCGCGTGCCGGCCAACGGCGTGATCGAGCGCGTCGCCTACCGGCCGGGCAAGTTCCTCTCCGCCGACCTGGACAAGGCCAGCGACGACAACGAACGCAACTCCGTGCTGATGCGCACCGAAGACGGCCACGAGCTCGTCGTCGTGCAGATCGCCGGGCTGGTCGCGCGCCGCATCCTCTGCGAGATCCGCGAGGGCGACAAGGTCGGCGCGGCTGCGACGTACGGCATCATCCGCTTCGGCTCCCGGGTCGACCTCTACCTCCCGCCGGGCTCGCGCGTGCTGGTCGCCAAGGGCCAGCGCACGGTCGGCGGCGAGACCGTGATCGCCGAACTCCCTGCCGCGCCTGCGAAAGGCTGA
- a CDS encoding GlsB/YeaQ/YmgE family stress response membrane protein, with protein sequence MGFVAWVIFGAIVGWAANLVVGGRDRRRQGCLVSVLVGVVGAALGGLLYRLATGQAKTFDFDFPSFGVAILGAVVLLAILRLATGIGRRPSDRS encoded by the coding sequence ATGGGTTTCGTCGCGTGGGTGATCTTCGGTGCGATCGTCGGCTGGGCCGCCAACCTCGTCGTCGGCGGCCGGGACCGGCGCCGGCAGGGTTGCCTGGTCAGCGTGCTCGTCGGCGTGGTCGGCGCCGCTCTGGGCGGGTTGCTCTACCGGCTCGCGACCGGCCAGGCGAAGACGTTCGACTTCGACTTCCCGAGCTTCGGCGTGGCCATCCTCGGCGCCGTCGTGCTGCTGGCGATCCTGCGGCTCGCGACCGGTATCGGCCGTCGCCCGAGTGACCGTTCGTAA